In the Dehalococcoidia bacterium genome, CTTATTGGCCTTGCCTGGCCGTTGATTCTCTTGCTGTTCTTCTTCAAGTCGCGCAAAGGGACGTTTAACCTGTTGCCCGCCAACACGGTAGAGTTGAGCGTCCTTGGCCTGGCTACGCTGTACTCGTTCGCCATCTACTTCAAGGCCTCCATATCTCTGCTGGACACCGTCATCCTGGTTGGTCTTTTCTGCGTGTACATCTGGATCATCTCCCGTGCGCCCGTGGAGGAACCGGAGCTGGGGGGGCCTGCGGCGACCATCGCGAGGCTGCCGAAGGCGCCTCGGCGACTTGCGACCATCGTGATGTTCATCTTCGCGGCGGGGGCGATCTTCGCCTCTGCGGAGCCCTTCGCCGAGAGTCTGCTCGCGATGGGCCACGTGCTAAAGGTGGACGAGTTTCTGCTGGTGCAATGGCTGGCGCCTCTGGCTTCCGAGGCGCCGGAGATTGTGGTGGCCTGCATCTTCACTCTGCGAGGCCAGGCCAACGCCGCCATGACTACAATGATTTCCGCCAAGGTGAACCAGTGGACGCTGCTGGTGGGGACGCTGCCCGTGGTCTACAGCATCTCCTCGGGGGCGCCTACCGCCCTGGCGCTGGACTTCCGTCAGCAGGAGGAGTTCCTGCTGACCAGCGCCCAGTCCCTGTTCGCCGTGTTCCTGCTGGCATCTCTGCGGCTTAAGGCCTGGGAGGCGCTCGTTTTGTTCCTCTTGTTCGCCGTCCAGCTCGTGACGCCGGACCCGCGGGTGCGCCTCGCCTTCGCCGCCATGTACGTGGCCCTTTGTCTGGCCATGGTGGTCGTCTTCCGCGAGCGCCTGCGCCATGTGGCGCAGCTCGTCCCCACAGCATTGAACGCCATACGCGCGGGTTGGCAACAGCAACAGGCGGCCAAGGAGGTTGGGGGACGGCAGGCAGACCCTTAGGGCTGCCGATCTGTCTTGCTGGGGGCGGCGAGGCTAACAGATAGCTGAATGAGCGTGCTGCCGGGTCGTGGGCAATCCGCTAGTTTTGAGCGGCCTGCTCAGCGGTCTCTACGGCCTGTTCGAGGGCTGTCCACGGGAGCAGGGCACACTGCAGCCGGCCGGGGAACTTCCGCACTCCCTGTAATGCCTCCACGTCGCCCAGGCCGGAGAGGCGAGGGCCAGAGCTCTGGACTGCTCCACTGAACCTTTGGTAGAGCGCCAGGGCCTCCGCGAACGTCTTACCTTTCATGACCTCGGTCATGATGGAGCCAGAAGCGCAGCTGATGGAGCACCCCCTGACCTGAACCGAGATGTCCTCGATGCGATTGTGCTTCAGCTTCATTTGCAGGACGACCTGGTCTCCGCACAGGGGATTGCTCGCCTCACGCGTCACGTCCGGGGCCGCCAGAGGCCGGGCGTTGCGGGGATGACGGTAGTGCTCCAGGATGATCTCTTTGTAGAGGTCGTCGTTGCCTTCAGTGGTCATAGAGCGCAGGCCTGCTTTTCAGTCCAGAAGGCGCTAGTGTAGTGTCCCCGAAGTTCGTTGCCAATGTCATTGCGATCCCCGATGAAATCGGGGCGTGGCAATCTGGTTGCGGGGTACACCCCTCCTCCAGATTGCTTCGTCCTCCTTCCGCGGAAGGACTCCTCGCAATGACAATTCATACGCGTATTTCAGGGACATTACACTAGTTGCGGCGCAGGTAGAGGATGAACTCCTCGTCGCTGACCCTGCGCTTCTCCTTGAGACACAGGATGGTGTACTGGGTGAACATGCGTGCCAGCCCGGAGAACTTGAGGGCGTCCGCGCCAAAGGCGATCTTGGGCGTGGGCGAGGAGAGGTCCACGGAGATGCCCGACCGCTTGGCTGTGTCTATGGACAGCTCAATCACGGTCCCCGTGGCGCCTTCAATGCGCTGCTTGATGTGCCTGACGAAGTCTTCGTCTTCCATCTCTGCAAGTATAGCAAAACCCTCGCCGCCATCCCCGCGGATGCGTACAGGAAAGGGCTTCCACGTGACGGAAGCCCTTTCCTGTACGCGCTATTTGGGGGCAAGCGGCGACGCCTAGGCGCGGAGGGCCTCCGGCGTGGCGCTCTGCTTGCGGTCCGAGAAGTAGCCCTTCAGTCCTTTGTCCCGGCGCAGCTTGTAGAAGTTGACCTCTCCCTCAGGGAATCGGATGAACTGCAGCGCGATATGCCTGGCGTGATGGGACCGCCAGGCGCGGCTGATACCGGAGATGTCCGCGCAGCCGTTCAAGAACTCCTTCGTCAAGGTGAGCGCGTCCGCGGGTATCTCCGCAATGGCCTTGGCCCACGTCAGGGCCTCATCGTCCAGCCTGTCCGCGGGGACAGTCTTGTTAATCAGATGCACGCGCGCGGCGTCCCTGGCCCCTATCTCCTGAAGGACGGTGCCGCCGCGCTGGAACTGCGAGCCCCACGGCCAGGCGCCGGGCCAGTTGTGGACGCCCTCCGTCATGCGGCCAAAGCCGCGCTGGCCCAGCACGGCGTCCTCCGCCGCGATGGTCAGATCGCAGGATGCGGCCACGAACTCGCCCGCGCCGATGGCGAAGCCATGCACCTGTGCGATCGTCACCTTGGGCAAAAAGAGGATGTCTCTGTGCTTGGTGCAACGCCGCCGCTCGACGTTGAAGTAGTCGCGCATGGTGGGCTTCATATCCGGGGGAACAGGCGGCGTCTCGTCCGGGCGCCCGTGCTCGTCCTTGGGGCCGGAGAGGTCGTGGCCGGAGCAGAAGCCGGCCCCGGCGCCGCGAATAATAATGGCGCGGACGTCAGCGTCGTCGAACGCCTTGTGGTAGGCGGCGAGCATCTCCAGGAAGAGGTTGTCGTTGAAGGCGTTGCGTCGCTCAGGCCGGTTGAGAGTGATGCGAGCGACCTTGGGGGTGGGCTTCTCGTAGATGATGACCTTCCATTCCCTACCCTCATGCGGGACCTGGAGGGCCTGGTCCCACAGGTACTGGAACTTGTAGCGCTCGTGGACGGCCATTGTACGCCTCCTGTGGCGCGGCTTGGCCTTGCGGAGGCCAGCGCGTCGGGCCCGGGTTAGTGTAGTGTAGCTAGACTATACCGAGCGGCTGCGGACGCTGTCAAGCGCCTTGAGAGCAATTTCTCCGCTGGACAAGCTGGCTGGCAAGCCCACGTCCGTATCCGGATGACGTATAATGAATAGCTGGAGCGTGTTCGTACATTCCGGAGGGGCATCCGCGTGACTCTGTACCTTGAGAAGCGCCATGTGGACGAGATGATCGCCCACTCCCGTGCGGACGCCCCCCGGGAGTGCTGCGGCATCCTGATAGGCAAAGGCTCCCGCGTGAGCGAGGCCCGCCGCGCCGACAACACGCTCCACTCCCCGGTGCTGTACCGCATTGACGACAAGCAGTTGCTGGCCGCTATCCGCGAGGCCGAGAAGAACGGTACGGAGATAGTCGGCTTCTACCATTCCCACACAGCGACCGAGGCCTATCCCTCCCCAACGGACCGCCGGCAGGCCATGGCCGCCTGGCCGGACGTCTTCTACGTCCTTGTCTCGCTACGCGACGAGCGGAACCCCGTGTTGCGCGCATTCGTCATTGACGAGCGCGGGGAGATATCCGAGCAAACAGTGCAGATTGAGGGCTAGGAGGGCCTAACCTTCCAGCGCAGGCAGCGTTGTTAGGGGTGTGAGGTGTCTATGGCCCTTCGTTGGCTGAAGATAGCTGTCCCCCTTGCTGCCGTCGCCCTGGCGGGCGGAGGCTACCTGGCCTATAGCCAGGTGGCGAATGCCAAGTCCACCACCGCCGTGAACGTCCAGCAGGTGGATGTCAGGCGGGGCAATCTGGAGATAGTGGTCAACACCAGCGGCAGCGTGGCCATCCCCACGCGCGCACAGGGCAAGCTGGCATTCGGGGTGGCGGGGAATATCGCCACCCTTCCCGTGGACACCGGCGACGAGGTCAAAAAGGGCCAGATTCTCGGCAAGTTGGACACCTCCGATCTGGGGCGGGATGTCCAGCAGGCTGAGTTCAACCTGAAGAACGCTCAGCTCGCGGTGGAGAAGGCCAAGAGCCCCTACACGGAAGGAGACATTGCCAAGGCGGAGGCTAACGTGACGGCCGCCAAGGCCAACCTCGCGGCCTCGGTGAGCAATCTTGAAAAAGTTAAGAATCCCTACACGGCGGCTGATATCGCCAAGCAGCGAGCGGTGGTGGCGCAGGCCAAGGCAAATCTGCGTACGGCCCAGGGCGCCCTGGACGACTCACGGAACCCGTTCCCCGAGGTGCAGAGCGCGCGCTCTGCCCTGGAGGCCATGGACCGGCAGGTGGGAATCGCTGTCGGCGCTCTGCGTCAGACGGCTGCCCCCACGGCGCCCGACGTGGCCCGCGCGCATGACGCTCTGTTCACCGCCGTCTCCAACGCGGATAACGCCCTGGACTGGATTGACAAGGGCAAGACCAATCAGAAGAACCTCACGGCGGGGCTTGAAACCATCCGTCGGAACGACCTGAATACCATTGGGGCTGAGGCCACGGCGGTCAAGGCACTCGTGACCGCCGCCGAGCAAAGCCTGGTGACTGCGCAAGGCAGCATCGCCCTCAGCGTTCCGCTCTATAAGGTGGAGGTGGACAGGGCACAGGCCATCTACGACCAGACGAAAGCCTCGTTCAACCAGCAACAGGTGTCGCAAGCGGAGATGAGCCGCAAGGCGGCGGACCTTCAAGTGGCCATGGACAAGCTTGCTCAGGAGCAAGGCCGGGCCGGCCAGGCGCTGGCGCAGGCCCTCAGGAGCATCTCCACCCTTGCAACAAGCCAGGAGCAACTCTACAAGGATATTGACAACATGCTAGCGTCCCAGGCGGACCCGACTGATCTGGAGGTCAAACAGAGCCAGGTAAACTCGTCCCAGGCCAACCAGCTGAAGGCGCAGGAGGACTTGGACAAGCAGTTGAGTGGCGCGGACCCTGTGGACGTGCAAAAGGCCGAGGCTTCGCTCGCCAGCGCACGGGCAAGTCTCAAGACGACGGAGGAGGAGCTTGCGAAGCTGCAAGCAGGCGGCGACCCGAACGACGTCGCGACCAAAGAGAACCAGCGCTCCAACGCGCAGGTTGCCCTTGACCGCGCCAAGGACCAGATCACAAAGGCCACCATGGTGGCGCCTTTTGACGGGGTCATCGCCGCGGTGAGCGTCGAGGAAGGGACCTCCGTAGGCGCTTCAACGGTCGTCCTCCAGATCGTTGACCCCAGCAAGGCGGAGTTGCACACCAATGTTGATGAGGTGGATGTGCTCCGTCTGCGTCCGGGGCAGATCGCCACGCTCACCATGGACGCGCTCCCCGGCGTCACGCTCACGGGCAGCGTGCGGACTATTTCATTCCTTGCGACCAGTCAGAGCGGCGTGGTGACCTATGACGTGACCCTGGACATCCTTCCCACGGAGAGTCCCGCGGGAAGTCAGGTCAGGCGTCCTAACGCTTCAACCGGCGCTGTGGCAGGGTCGGGGGGGCAGCCGGCGCTACGGCGTACGCCCACGGCGGGCGCGCCGTCCCAGAGCGGGGCGACGCAAGCGCAGGCAAGCGGCGCGCCGCAGGCATCCGCAACGCCCGGCCAGCCGGCGC is a window encoding:
- a CDS encoding M67 family metallopeptidase, which translates into the protein MTLYLEKRHVDEMIAHSRADAPRECCGILIGKGSRVSEARRADNTLHSPVLYRIDDKQLLAAIREAEKNGTEIVGFYHSHTATEAYPSPTDRRQAMAAWPDVFYVLVSLRDERNPVLRAFVIDERGEISEQTVQIEG
- a CDS encoding enoyl-CoA hydratase-related protein, which translates into the protein MAVHERYKFQYLWDQALQVPHEGREWKVIIYEKPTPKVARITLNRPERRNAFNDNLFLEMLAAYHKAFDDADVRAIIIRGAGAGFCSGHDLSGPKDEHGRPDETPPVPPDMKPTMRDYFNVERRRCTKHRDILFLPKVTIAQVHGFAIGAGEFVAASCDLTIAAEDAVLGQRGFGRMTEGVHNWPGAWPWGSQFQRGGTVLQEIGARDAARVHLINKTVPADRLDDEALTWAKAIAEIPADALTLTKEFLNGCADISGISRAWRSHHARHIALQFIRFPEGEVNFYKLRRDKGLKGYFSDRKQSATPEALRA
- a CDS encoding sodium:calcium antiporter, which translates into the protein MQNEKKHWVWVDLTLILIAVAVAAPAIFARLTGLHLPTPILGAVLFGVAILGGAFILAWASEVAHMDIPPSLALAILAVVAVLPEYSVDLYFAWQAGKDPAYVAYAAANMTGSNRLLIGLAWPLILLLFFFKSRKGTFNLLPANTVELSVLGLATLYSFAIYFKASISLLDTVILVGLFCVYIWIISRAPVEEPELGGPAATIARLPKAPRRLATIVMFIFAAGAIFASAEPFAESLLAMGHVLKVDEFLLVQWLAPLASEAPEIVVACIFTLRGQANAAMTTMISAKVNQWTLLVGTLPVVYSISSGAPTALALDFRQQEEFLLTSAQSLFAVFLLASLRLKAWEALVLFLLFAVQLVTPDPRVRLAFAAMYVALCLAMVVVFRERLRHVAQLVPTALNAIRAGWQQQQAAKEVGGRQADP
- a CDS encoding HlyD family efflux transporter periplasmic adaptor subunit; this translates as MALRWLKIAVPLAAVALAGGGYLAYSQVANAKSTTAVNVQQVDVRRGNLEIVVNTSGSVAIPTRAQGKLAFGVAGNIATLPVDTGDEVKKGQILGKLDTSDLGRDVQQAEFNLKNAQLAVEKAKSPYTEGDIAKAEANVTAAKANLAASVSNLEKVKNPYTAADIAKQRAVVAQAKANLRTAQGALDDSRNPFPEVQSARSALEAMDRQVGIAVGALRQTAAPTAPDVARAHDALFTAVSNADNALDWIDKGKTNQKNLTAGLETIRRNDLNTIGAEATAVKALVTAAEQSLVTAQGSIALSVPLYKVEVDRAQAIYDQTKASFNQQQVSQAEMSRKAADLQVAMDKLAQEQGRAGQALAQALRSISTLATSQEQLYKDIDNMLASQADPTDLEVKQSQVNSSQANQLKAQEDLDKQLSGADPVDVQKAEASLASARASLKTTEEELAKLQAGGDPNDVATKENQRSNAQVALDRAKDQITKATMVAPFDGVIAAVSVEEGTSVGASTVVLQIVDPSKAELHTNVDEVDVLRLRPGQIATLTMDALPGVTLTGSVRTISFLATSQSGVVTYDVTLDILPTESPAGSQVRRPNASTGAVAGSGGQPALRRTPTAGAPSQSGATQAQASGAPQASATPGQPAPRRTPLAGAPPQSGATQAPRASSGLGVPLRQGLTVLVRIVVDQRESVLLAPVRAVRQSGRDRIVKVLVNGLPEERKVTIGLSDGQNVEVLEGLVEGDTVLIEPIQRASATPTTSTFGLPSVGGARPAGR
- a CDS encoding SUF system NifU family Fe-S cluster assembly protein, yielding MTTEGNDDLYKEIILEHYRHPRNARPLAAPDVTREASNPLCGDQVVLQMKLKHNRIEDISVQVRGCSISCASGSIMTEVMKGKTFAEALALYQRFSGAVQSSGPRLSGLGDVEALQGVRKFPGRLQCALLPWTALEQAVETAEQAAQN